The window CCCATTCACGGAATACCTCCACAATTTGCATACCAAGTTCTTGAGAAGGAATGATTACCATAGCCTGTATTTGTTTCTTAGTCGGATCAACTTTCTGCAGGATTGGAAGTACGTAAGCAAGTGTTTTTCCAGTTCCTGTTGGAGATTCTGCCACTACGTCGGAGCCATCCAACATATGTGGGATTAATTTGGATTGTATCGGCATTGGAGAAGCAAAATTTGCGTCTCCCCATTTTTTTTGTAATGATTCATTTAAATTAGTTATAAAAGTCAAGTTTGTTTCCACCTCATCTGTATTTGAGTCAAGTGTACCATATTTTTTATATCGACTAATATTTATAGATAATAGATAGGACATACTTTTTTTCTCAAAAAAAGTGCCCTATAGAAAAGGCACTTATCTACTTTCATCTTCAGTTGTATATTCCTTCATTAATTCATAAAAATTTAACTCATATAATTGTCTTCCATCAATTTTATATACGCCTTTGTTCACAAACTCTTCGATAATATCATCACGTTTTTGCTCAGTTTTTGATTCTTTAATTTTCATCATGTTTAAAATCTCCTTGCAATATTAA is drawn from Psychrobacillus sp. INOP01 and contains these coding sequences:
- a CDS encoding Fur-regulated basic protein FbpA, whose amino-acid sequence is MMKIKESKTEQKRDDIIEEFVNKGVYKIDGRQLYELNFYELMKEYTTEDESR